A single genomic interval of Cellvibrio sp. PSBB023 harbors:
- a CDS encoding pectinesterase family protein, which yields MKISILSITVLSVLMIGCGGSSSGKKNTSSASSLSSSSVSVSSISSAETSSAQSSSLAPVATGIFLDAAVANIGYRTATQEGFTSVNGEFNYRLGELITFFIGGLELPSVMAAEIITPLEIANAQSLEDNQVINILRLLQSLDKDGDASNGIEITAEAIAAGTVLDFTVAPAVFAELPAVKALLQAAGSANQELIPAEQAVAHFQTTLELINGPSSSSSSQSSIIVVEPSSSSASSQAVVASSSSILSSSSAASSDIVVETSSSAASSEVIAESSSSSTSSEIIVETSSSAVSSEVVTSSSSVASSDVAVSSSSIASSAAPVDPNVWACPTSGLYFCDDFSGNNYDKWNIRADATNTSGPNGTFDVADDSGNYVLRYTAASTGGILALVKPEQFTGVTSADYYVEAKLRPRANGTTGNKQLYILTRYQDDNNWYAGALNVQNANTSTQVEIAKMKAGVLTRPKQVKKPIDQGTKDLLDGKWYTLRFEVLDSTLTVYLDGENLGSITDTDFTTAGLIGLWTANKSFEIDDIKVGNANDKPASLLISPAATTYAAEVGDAARVINVTAKTDMGADDEFTVTSSDNSVVSVSTSGTSVTLSPVGVGTATITFTSVSKPDLVRNITANIAPQFVMPTATYNLNGLTVPAVGEVDAYEDATLKLTFDSAPILGTAGSIRIFKTSDDSVVDTIGLVDQKDDIGYGTLRSIKTRPIRIDGNTASISLHANKLEYGTSYYVAVIGSVFTGATLAGQPFEGIGKASGWTFTTRAAGPDISKTTLTVDDDGSTADFRSVQGALNFVMKNIALDTPATINVRNGVYEEPLYLRNKNNLTIQGESREGTVIQYPNNELLNSGSDGRALMVVATADMLTLDTLTLKNTTLIGAGAQAETIYFNSPTGRLIAKNANFISEQDTLLLKGWTWFYNTLVAGNVDFIWGYSKASLFEKSEIRSIGRSTGNNNGGYVLQARVEAAGDKGFVFLNSSLTKGAGPTNELPIDGTHYLARSAGPTSPTFDNIVFVNTKMDSHIAAGGWAGLGVNSQPVANPATGTATTGWREYNTMDMNGNTVSLAGRQFSYELSLADINGYCSRAQVFAGYNNGAGWNPLPDDTSDCMNVDGGSDGGSNSSASSSVISSVDNSSSSDASSGVSSSASSVDDGGASSSEASSSSSSAAAVTTTWTPNYADLQTAVASDPATGANVNFTGNVAPYSLAGFNFYSPSDGRLRLHNSGTAYAINYNGSSLPNEPLTLVEGTSGQVDPKLLNVSGGVSRYVSVAYVATPNPVTLTVVYSNSSSSCVNGQIAVLDQTGKTHKVASACGTEQSVMSVTVTDPNVTELFILNTRSGDAGGGIRIWNIEITK from the coding sequence ATGAAAATATCAATTCTATCCATTACGGTACTCAGCGTACTGATGATTGGTTGTGGTGGTTCAAGCTCCGGTAAAAAAAATACCAGCTCGGCCTCTTCACTTTCCAGTTCATCCGTATCTGTTAGCAGTATTTCCAGTGCAGAAACCAGTTCTGCCCAGTCCAGTAGTTTGGCACCTGTGGCGACAGGTATTTTTCTTGACGCTGCCGTCGCCAATATCGGTTACCGCACCGCTACCCAAGAGGGTTTTACCAGCGTCAATGGTGAATTTAATTATCGCCTTGGCGAGTTAATTACCTTTTTTATCGGCGGACTGGAATTACCCAGTGTGATGGCCGCTGAAATTATCACGCCATTGGAAATTGCCAATGCGCAAAGCCTGGAAGACAACCAGGTCATTAATATTTTGCGTTTGTTGCAAAGCCTTGATAAAGACGGCGATGCGTCAAACGGAATCGAAATTACCGCCGAGGCAATTGCTGCCGGTACGGTGTTGGATTTCACGGTTGCCCCAGCGGTGTTTGCAGAGTTACCGGCAGTAAAAGCCTTGCTGCAAGCTGCCGGTAGTGCAAATCAGGAATTAATTCCTGCTGAGCAAGCTGTTGCTCACTTTCAAACGACGTTGGAGCTGATTAATGGCCCATCGTCCAGCAGCTCCAGCCAGTCATCAATTATTGTTGTTGAACCATCAAGCTCATCAGCGAGTAGTCAGGCTGTTGTTGCATCAAGCTCTTCCATCCTGAGTAGTTCGTCCGCTGCTAGTAGCGATATTGTTGTAGAAACAAGTTCATCTGCTGCGAGCAGTGAGGTCATTGCCGAAAGCAGTTCATCCTCAACCAGTAGTGAAATTATTGTTGAGACAAGTTCATCTGCCGTGAGTAGTGAGGTTGTTACAAGTAGTTCATCGGTTGCCAGCAGTGATGTGGCGGTATCCAGTTCATCTATTGCGAGTAGTGCAGCACCTGTCGATCCAAATGTGTGGGCTTGCCCAACAAGCGGGTTGTACTTCTGCGATGACTTCAGTGGCAATAATTACGATAAGTGGAATATTAGAGCTGACGCGACTAATACATCAGGCCCTAATGGAACCTTTGATGTTGCCGATGACAGCGGAAACTACGTGTTGCGCTATACAGCTGCCAGTACGGGCGGAATTCTCGCGCTGGTTAAGCCAGAGCAATTTACCGGAGTAACCTCGGCTGACTATTACGTTGAAGCAAAACTTCGTCCGCGCGCGAACGGTACAACCGGTAACAAGCAACTCTACATACTGACTCGCTATCAGGATGACAACAACTGGTACGCCGGTGCACTCAATGTGCAGAACGCCAACACCAGTACTCAGGTTGAAATTGCCAAGATGAAAGCGGGTGTGCTCACTCGACCAAAACAAGTCAAAAAGCCGATAGACCAAGGCACAAAAGATCTGTTGGATGGCAAGTGGTACACCCTGCGCTTTGAGGTATTGGACAGCACACTTACCGTGTATTTGGATGGCGAGAATCTAGGCTCCATTACCGATACTGACTTCACTACTGCTGGTCTGATCGGTCTGTGGACGGCGAATAAGTCATTTGAAATAGATGATATTAAAGTCGGTAATGCCAACGACAAGCCTGCTTCATTGTTGATTTCACCTGCCGCAACAACCTATGCCGCAGAAGTAGGTGATGCTGCACGCGTTATCAATGTCACTGCAAAAACTGACATGGGTGCTGATGATGAATTTACCGTTACCTCCAGTGATAACAGTGTAGTCAGTGTTAGCACCAGCGGCACTAGCGTTACATTGTCGCCAGTTGGTGTAGGTACTGCGACTATTACCTTTACCAGTGTTTCCAAACCAGATCTGGTACGCAACATTACCGCCAATATCGCTCCCCAGTTTGTGATGCCAACGGCCACTTATAATCTGAATGGATTGACTGTGCCGGCTGTAGGTGAGGTTGACGCTTATGAAGACGCCACACTCAAACTGACCTTTGATAGCGCGCCAATCTTGGGTACTGCAGGTTCAATCCGCATCTTTAAAACCAGCGATGATTCTGTAGTCGATACCATTGGTTTGGTCGATCAGAAAGACGATATTGGCTATGGCACTCTGCGCAGTATTAAAACTCGTCCGATACGTATAGATGGCAACACCGCAAGCATCTCATTGCACGCCAACAAGTTGGAGTACGGCACTAGCTATTATGTGGCGGTAATTGGTTCGGTCTTTACTGGCGCAACCTTGGCTGGGCAACCATTTGAGGGTATCGGCAAAGCTAGCGGTTGGACATTTACTACTCGTGCAGCAGGTCCTGACATCAGCAAAACCACGCTGACAGTTGACGACGATGGCAGTACCGCCGATTTCCGCTCGGTACAGGGCGCGTTGAACTTTGTGATGAAAAATATTGCATTGGATACGCCAGCGACCATCAATGTCCGCAATGGTGTCTATGAAGAACCACTCTATCTGCGCAACAAAAACAACCTGACTATTCAAGGTGAAAGTCGCGAAGGTACTGTTATCCAGTATCCCAACAATGAACTGCTTAACTCGGGTTCTGATGGCCGTGCGCTGATGGTTGTGGCAACTGCCGATATGCTGACGTTAGATACGCTGACCTTGAAAAACACCACGTTAATCGGTGCAGGTGCTCAGGCGGAAACCATTTACTTCAACAGCCCAACAGGTCGTCTGATTGCCAAAAACGCCAACTTTATCAGCGAGCAAGACACGCTCCTGTTGAAAGGCTGGACCTGGTTCTACAACACCTTGGTTGCCGGTAACGTTGATTTTATCTGGGGCTATAGCAAAGCATCCCTGTTTGAGAAGAGTGAAATTCGCTCAATCGGCCGATCAACAGGCAACAACAATGGTGGCTATGTATTGCAAGCCCGTGTTGAAGCCGCCGGGGATAAAGGCTTTGTGTTCCTGAACAGCAGCCTGACCAAAGGTGCAGGTCCAACCAATGAATTGCCGATTGATGGTACTCATTATTTGGCGCGCAGCGCTGGCCCAACCTCGCCAACCTTCGACAACATTGTGTTCGTTAACACCAAAATGGATAGCCATATCGCCGCTGGCGGCTGGGCAGGCTTAGGGGTGAATTCACAACCTGTCGCTAACCCCGCAACAGGTACGGCCACTACCGGCTGGCGCGAATACAACACTATGGATATGAACGGCAACACCGTGAGTTTGGCTGGTCGTCAGTTCAGCTATGAACTTTCATTGGCTGACATAAACGGCTATTGCAGCCGTGCACAAGTATTTGCTGGCTACAACAATGGTGCCGGTTGGAATCCATTGCCGGATGACACTAGTGATTGTATGAATGTGGATGGTGGTTCTGACGGCGGATCAAATTCATCGGCAAGTTCATCCGTTATTTCCAGCGTGGACAACTCATCAAGTTCTGACGCGTCAAGCGGTGTGAGTTCATCAGCTAGTAGTGTTGACGATGGTGGTGCCTCATCAAGTGAAGCGAGCAGTTCATCCAGTAGTGCAGCGGCGGTGACGACGACTTGGACACCTAACTACGCTGATCTGCAAACCGCAGTAGCTTCTGATCCGGCTACAGGCGCGAATGTGAATTTTACCGGCAATGTAGCGCCCTATAGCCTTGCGGGTTTCAACTTCTATTCTCCAAGCGATGGTCGTTTGCGTTTGCACAATAGCGGTACGGCTTATGCTATTAACTACAACGGTTCATCATTACCGAATGAGCCGTTGACCTTGGTAGAAGGCACTAGCGGACAAGTGGATCCCAAGCTGCTCAATGTCTCCGGTGGCGTTTCACGTTATGTCTCAGTGGCTTATGTTGCAACGCCCAATCCGGTGACACTGACTGTGGTCTATTCAAATAGCTCAAGTAGCTGTGTGAATGGGCAGATTGCCGTGCTTGATCAAACCGGTAAAACCCACAAGGTGGCGTCTGCTTGTGGTACTGAACAATCGGTAATGTCGGTAACGGTGACTGATCCTAATGTTACTGAACTGTTCATCCTGAATACTCGTAGCGGAGACGCTGGCGGCGGTATTCGTATCTGGAATATTGAAATTACCAAATAA
- a CDS encoding polysaccharide lyase family 1 protein, giving the protein MKHTNLVLSLTAAIALTACGGGGSSSGTNNSSTPQLSSSAPAVSSSPSSVASSTSATVESSSSLVASTESSSSLVIGASSSSLVSSSVTGTVLSSSSLVASSSSSSLVIEPSSSSLSSSSVSSAAVSSSSASSVAFDFTSCDNFNTAQGFAATGSGVTGGADTGLGNNIVTVTNGVQLNNVLLATNTTYKDKPLIVYIDGKITWENSNNAEIRLRRSNVSIIGLENSGEFHGVGIRISHGASNILIRNLLMHEVPQSRGAGDHINLDGQDGAVSNIWIDHNEFYNDLTVDKDFYDELVSGRSRVHNVTISYNILRDSQKTSLWGSSDTAVEEDVGRTISYHHNYWKNVVSRLPLFRFGEGHLWNNYYSSVTGSAINSRMGAKIRIDNNVFENVKNPILSVDSDMVGYWNATGNSFTGVTWGSTPVANCTTPPCYAGTSDSVTTDFTPPYSYNAMPTADVKTHVMTYAGRNKINNCLNLPEASSSSSSSESSSSSSAASGADVNTAWASFDPNTYVSILSNPDVATTNNAVIQSSTARSVNGLNFFHNATGSLRHRGGSNLEWNFNGTGFASGDPVATVGAAAEEMRAYIGVPVDAGRAVTITVVHRNSTSAGTALGSIVFVGSDENVLAKYDAKVGTATTTTFSLPAGHTQTEVKFLFSREGGGAGGMHVTSIDKAYN; this is encoded by the coding sequence ATGAAGCACACCAATCTTGTTCTCAGCCTTACTGCTGCGATTGCACTTACTGCCTGTGGTGGTGGCGGTAGCAGCAGCGGAACGAATAACTCATCCACACCGCAACTCAGTTCCAGTGCGCCAGCGGTGTCATCTAGTCCTTCATCTGTGGCAAGCAGTACATCGGCAACAGTAGAGAGTAGCTCGTCATTGGTGGCTAGTACGGAAAGTTCTTCCAGTCTTGTTATTGGGGCTAGTAGCAGCTCCTTAGTGTCTAGCTCTGTAACTGGCACAGTATTAAGTAGCTCGTCATTGGTTGCTAGTTCTAGTTCTTCCAGTCTTGTTATTGAGCCTAGTAGTAGTTCCTTGTCGTCTAGCTCTGTCAGTAGCGCAGCAGTAAGTAGTAGCAGTGCCAGTAGTGTGGCATTTGATTTTACCAGTTGTGACAATTTCAATACCGCGCAAGGTTTTGCAGCCACTGGCAGTGGGGTTACTGGCGGTGCAGATACTGGTCTGGGCAACAATATTGTTACCGTGACTAATGGTGTACAACTCAATAATGTTTTACTGGCTACCAATACAACCTATAAAGATAAACCGCTGATAGTGTATATCGATGGCAAGATTACTTGGGAAAATTCCAACAATGCAGAAATTCGTTTACGTCGCAGTAATGTTTCTATTATTGGTTTGGAAAATAGCGGCGAATTTCATGGCGTGGGTATCCGTATCAGCCACGGTGCCAGCAATATTTTAATTCGCAATTTATTGATGCATGAAGTACCGCAAAGTAGAGGTGCTGGTGATCATATTAATTTGGATGGTCAAGACGGTGCCGTCAGCAATATCTGGATTGATCACAACGAGTTTTATAATGATCTAACCGTCGATAAAGATTTTTATGACGAGTTAGTCAGCGGCCGCAGCCGCGTGCACAACGTGACTATTTCCTACAATATTTTGCGCGATAGCCAAAAAACTTCGCTTTGGGGTTCCTCGGATACCGCTGTAGAAGAAGACGTTGGTCGCACTATTAGCTATCATCACAACTACTGGAAAAATGTCGTTTCACGTTTACCTTTGTTCCGTTTTGGTGAAGGGCATTTGTGGAATAACTATTACAGCAGCGTAACGGGTTCAGCGATCAACTCGCGTATGGGTGCCAAAATTCGCATCGATAACAACGTATTTGAAAACGTGAAAAATCCAATTCTGTCAGTCGATAGCGACATGGTTGGATATTGGAATGCAACCGGTAATAGTTTTACTGGCGTGACTTGGGGTAGTACGCCCGTTGCAAATTGCACTACACCACCTTGCTATGCCGGCACCAGCGACTCGGTAACTACCGATTTCACACCGCCTTACAGCTATAACGCAATGCCAACGGCAGATGTTAAAACTCACGTAATGACTTACGCGGGTCGCAACAAAATCAACAACTGTTTGAATTTGCCGGAAGCGAGCTCATCTTCATCCAGTAGTGAATCTTCGAGCTCAAGCAGTGCTGCGAGTGGTGCAGATGTAAATACTGCTTGGGCCAGTTTTGATCCCAATACTTATGTCAGTATTTTGTCTAATCCTGATGTTGCCACCACTAATAATGCAGTTATTCAGAGTTCGACTGCCCGTAGCGTGAATGGATTGAATTTCTTTCACAATGCGACCGGCAGCTTGCGTCATCGCGGTGGATCTAATCTGGAGTGGAACTTTAATGGTACCGGCTTTGCGTCGGGTGATCCTGTTGCAACAGTAGGTGCGGCGGCAGAAGAAATGCGAGCATACATCGGAGTGCCTGTGGATGCGGGTAGAGCAGTCACCATTACCGTTGTACATCGTAATTCCACTTCTGCTGGCACTGCGCTGGGTTCAATTGTATTCGTGGGTAGTGATGAAAATGTTCTTGCTAAATATGATGCCAAAGTCGGTACGGCTACTACGACTACATTCAGTCTCCCGGCAGGGCATACCCAAACAGAAGTGAAGTTTCTTTTCTCTCGTGAGGGTGGCGGTGCAGGTGGTATGCATGTAACTTCAATTGATAAAGCCTATAACTAA
- a CDS encoding fibronectin type III domain-containing protein, with protein MQKIIAATVAISALMMGCGGSGGKLTQPTQSSSVTVVSSVASSSIAPGSIASSSVSVSSESLSSIQVSSSSSSVSSEDVSSISSIESSSSEVSSNSSSSSAPLLTGVFLDSAVVNIGYRTQTTVGFTNENGEFSYREGELITFFIGALDLPSVIAKDIITPLDMAEASGSKTNVLMNILRLLQSLDVDGDATNGIQITDEALGAAEWMDLTLPIQTFAQLQDVENLLWASGGVNSQFIPVKQAYDHFQKTLAFINGTASSSSSETSTSSTASSTSVSESSSSSTSSQALPANNILPFIENFNVVSAIQLFAPAYKSLLEPGDDPNPSFYYSTAGLDAGRIVASNGQMTIGNARMTLGQRLQTTGTHINPEALPVDYKVNTTTDALAVSFPATTTWGELDLSHPWKMSFCVKEAEALNGSASNQQFMVYIDNNQSVSSFSIHGIKSLAKQLNVTNFAAGKRVEINFPGEVLIGGQAIDAVLQNLGTTTSFIQLRLPSAAVVTMSELWVGYQSDTTTEPTATSCTAGTREPNWNIAPAPSVPTVPSVESSSNQINVSWEAAARATSYTLAYNTVDSLEGATLVENLTDTSFTITGLANGTTYYVFVSAHNVSGESGFGPSAVVVPEAPVVAPGVPTGLKIYGDNQSALVTWAATDGAQNYSLALNTVNDTATATVVTGITDTFNRLTYLVNNTPYYVFVKAVNSAGESEYTAAQVVIATAPAYIYQANLNLTKDLFFGSNGSAVQTLGAASEIPMHFIAGGGSGITLEEGGIRLASGGRFTIGQVVAPNIDGVLTQTNTAPTDMSVNGVLDLSGYYKIIINVASAPDNMGLFQVFLDNNTTAGANSIHQTTANSRLINRTVSTITDGEEIVYEMNTNHRGTATSFIQLRADSAVGAEGILISGIRIEAMDPP; from the coding sequence ATGCAAAAAATAATAGCGGCCACTGTTGCCATCAGTGCGTTGATGATGGGCTGTGGCGGTTCAGGTGGAAAGTTAACGCAACCAACCCAGTCGAGTTCGGTTACTGTGGTTAGCTCGGTTGCATCCAGTTCGATTGCGCCTGGTTCAATTGCATCAAGCTCAGTGTCAGTGAGTTCGGAGTCTCTCAGCTCCATACAGGTTTCAAGTAGTTCATCTTCCGTAAGCTCTGAGGACGTCAGCTCAATATCAAGCATTGAGTCTTCGTCATCCGAGGTAAGCAGTAATTCATCCAGCAGCAGTGCGCCTTTGTTAACGGGAGTTTTTCTGGATTCTGCTGTAGTGAATATTGGTTATCGCACACAGACCACAGTGGGTTTTACCAATGAGAATGGAGAGTTCTCTTATCGCGAAGGCGAGTTAATTACGTTTTTCATTGGCGCGTTGGATTTACCTAGCGTAATTGCTAAAGACATCATTACCCCTTTGGATATGGCTGAGGCCAGTGGATCGAAAACTAATGTTCTAATGAATATTTTGCGCTTGTTGCAAAGCCTTGATGTTGATGGCGATGCGACAAATGGCATTCAAATTACAGATGAGGCTTTGGGTGCAGCTGAATGGATGGATCTTACTCTTCCCATACAAACCTTTGCCCAATTACAAGATGTAGAGAATTTGTTATGGGCATCGGGTGGTGTTAATAGTCAATTTATTCCTGTAAAACAGGCTTACGATCATTTTCAAAAAACCTTAGCGTTTATTAATGGTACAGCATCCAGCAGCTCCAGTGAGACTTCAACCAGTTCCACTGCGAGCAGTACATCAGTGAGTGAAAGCTCAAGCTCATCTACATCAAGTCAGGCATTACCAGCGAATAACATTCTGCCATTTATCGAAAACTTTAACGTGGTGAGTGCAATTCAACTTTTTGCGCCCGCTTACAAAAGTTTGCTTGAACCGGGCGATGATCCCAATCCATCTTTTTATTATTCCACCGCTGGTTTGGATGCTGGTCGCATAGTGGCGAGTAATGGTCAGATGACTATTGGCAATGCGCGCATGACGTTGGGGCAGCGCTTGCAAACTACAGGTACACATATTAATCCTGAGGCCTTGCCTGTTGATTACAAAGTAAATACTACGACTGATGCATTGGCAGTTAGCTTCCCCGCCACGACAACTTGGGGCGAGTTGGATCTGAGTCATCCTTGGAAAATGTCTTTTTGTGTGAAAGAAGCGGAAGCGTTAAACGGATCAGCGAGTAATCAGCAATTTATGGTGTACATCGATAACAACCAATCGGTTTCCAGCTTTTCTATTCACGGCATCAAAAGTTTGGCGAAACAGCTCAACGTGACTAACTTTGCGGCGGGCAAACGTGTTGAAATTAATTTCCCAGGTGAAGTGTTGATTGGTGGTCAAGCGATTGATGCTGTATTGCAAAACCTTGGCACAACGACATCATTTATTCAGTTGCGCTTGCCAAGTGCAGCAGTGGTCACCATGAGCGAACTCTGGGTTGGTTATCAATCAGATACCACTACTGAACCAACAGCGACTAGTTGCACAGCGGGTACGCGTGAACCTAACTGGAATATCGCACCAGCTCCTAGCGTTCCAACGGTGCCTAGCGTTGAATCGAGCAGTAATCAAATTAACGTTAGTTGGGAAGCCGCAGCGCGTGCGACAAGTTACACACTGGCATACAACACAGTTGATTCACTGGAAGGCGCAACACTGGTTGAAAACCTGACAGATACCTCGTTCACAATTACCGGCTTAGCCAATGGCACTACCTATTACGTATTTGTTAGCGCACATAACGTCAGCGGTGAAAGCGGTTTTGGTCCGAGTGCCGTAGTTGTACCCGAAGCACCTGTCGTTGCGCCGGGCGTGCCAACAGGTTTGAAAATTTATGGTGATAACCAAAGCGCGTTAGTCACTTGGGCAGCCACTGACGGTGCGCAAAACTACAGCCTTGCGCTTAACACTGTGAATGACACTGCGACTGCGACAGTTGTTACGGGTATCACTGATACCTTTAATCGTCTGACGTATTTGGTTAACAACACCCCCTACTATGTATTTGTTAAAGCCGTTAACAGTGCAGGCGAGAGCGAGTACACAGCTGCTCAAGTAGTGATAGCAACGGCACCCGCGTACATTTACCAAGCCAATTTAAATCTCACCAAGGATTTATTCTTCGGTAGCAATGGCTCTGCGGTGCAAACACTCGGCGCGGCCTCTGAAATTCCTATGCATTTCATCGCGGGAGGTGGCTCTGGTATCACCTTGGAGGAAGGTGGAATCCGTTTGGCTTCCGGTGGTCGTTTTACAATTGGTCAGGTGGTTGCACCAAATATTGATGGGGTACTGACACAAACCAATACTGCGCCAACGGATATGAGTGTCAATGGTGTGTTGGATCTAAGCGGTTATTACAAAATAATTATCAATGTAGCAAGTGCACCGGATAACATGGGACTTTTCCAAGTATTTTTGGACAACAACACCACTGCGGGCGCCAATTCCATTCACCAAACTACCGCCAACTCGCGTCTGATCAACAGAACTGTTAGTACCATTACCGATGGCGAGGAAATTGTGTATGAGATGAATACAAATCATCGCGGTACCGCCACATCATTTATTCAACTGCGGGCAGATAGCGCAGTAGGAGCAGAAGGGATTTTGATTAGTGGTATTCGGATTGAAGCTATGGATCCACCATAG